Proteins co-encoded in one Ignavibacteria bacterium genomic window:
- a CDS encoding NAD(P)H-binding protein gives METNIKVLLCGATGLVGSECLRMLLHDPFITQVNAMVRNPTGASSPKLNEFVINFDEMENYPDIFKVRAIICALGTTIKKAGSKENFRKVDYHYPLRIAKMGLQEGASHFVLVSSLGADARSHTFYYRTKGELEDALKALGYKQLTILRPSLLLGRRKEFRLGEEIAKSFTFLMPGKYRPNPAEKVASAILNGVKYPPPKVRYISSSEINEETPEHI, from the coding sequence ATGGAAACTAATATCAAGGTTCTTCTCTGCGGAGCTACCGGACTGGTAGGATCCGAATGCCTGAGAATGCTTTTGCACGACCCTTTTATCACTCAGGTAAATGCTATGGTGCGAAACCCGACCGGGGCAAGCAGCCCAAAGCTGAATGAATTTGTAATTAACTTCGATGAAATGGAAAACTACCCTGATATCTTTAAGGTAAGAGCCATCATCTGCGCTTTAGGTACAACAATTAAAAAGGCTGGATCCAAGGAAAATTTCAGGAAGGTGGATTATCATTATCCCCTCCGGATTGCAAAAATGGGGCTTCAGGAGGGAGCTTCGCATTTTGTCCTCGTCTCTTCACTTGGGGCTGACGCCCGCTCGCACACGTTTTATTACAGGACAAAAGGGGAGCTTGAGGACGCACTTAAGGCGCTTGGCTATAAGCAGCTTACAATACTGAGGCCCTCACTTCTGCTTGGCAGGCGCAAGGAATTCAGGCTGGGTGAGGAAATTGCAAAAAGCTTTACTTTTCTTATGCCCGGCAAATACAGGCCGAATCCGGCTGAAAAGGTCGCCAGCGCAATCTTAAACGGCGTTAAGTATCCGCCGCCCAAAGTCAGGTATATTTCATCTTCTGAAATAAACGAGGAAACTCCGGAACACATATAA
- a CDS encoding HAMP domain-containing protein has product MKWFGNLKIGVRLTVSFCIVAVIAAIIGLVGSYNLNKVAKSSESMWVDHALPIAKLGDVLQRYQHVRVSTLKAVMENDRSKVQGYVDDISNDSKAISEEIEFSSKSADTDQEKEFVRNAKEKRENYRKYLLEVENLALENKDEEARAVLLGDMTRAAVEYEQAIESWVKFNQDEGDKISSQNVEEAGSAVTTMYIFMIIGVAASIGFGIFISGQIKRPVNKVLNMAQELQKGHVEARANVDAGDEIGVMAKVLDQFAYQLEKLAEGMYATSQGDLSTEFTVYDSKDKLSPAMNAFTKVIRDLTEEVNGLTKAAVDGELSKRGNAEKYSGGYKKIVSGINDTLDTIMSKIRDYEAVVEKVAQGDLTARMTGEYKGEYKKLQNNANHLAESLNSLILQVHEATEATASSANEISSSSEQMSAGSQEQAQQATEVAGAIEEMTKTVYETAKNANEAAEVSRGSSQAAEKGAKKVEETKKGINKIVSSSEETAKIVASLSKRTDQIGEITQVIDDIADQTNLLALNAAIEAARAGEQGRGFAVVADEVRKLAERTTKATKEIAETIKAIQMEAKGADQAMGESRTAVEAGMKLTEEVAEVLGEILKGAQKTTDVVLQVAAASEEQSSAAEQISKNIEGISSVTQQSAAGTEQIARAAEDLNRLTVNLQELVSRFKLDVNDGGRSMQKEKFALKGHSNKLMRN; this is encoded by the coding sequence ATGAAGTGGTTCGGTAACCTAAAAATCGGTGTCAGACTAACAGTGAGCTTTTGCATTGTAGCTGTTATTGCTGCCATTATTGGATTGGTTGGATCTTATAATCTTAACAAAGTTGCAAAATCAAGTGAAAGTATGTGGGTGGACCATGCACTGCCGATTGCCAAGCTGGGAGATGTGCTGCAGCGTTATCAGCATGTAAGGGTCTCCACGTTGAAGGCGGTAATGGAGAACGACAGAAGCAAGGTGCAGGGATATGTTGACGACATATCAAATGATTCAAAAGCAATTTCTGAAGAGATTGAGTTCAGCTCCAAATCGGCCGATACAGATCAGGAGAAAGAATTTGTAAGAAATGCCAAAGAAAAAAGGGAGAATTACAGAAAGTACCTGCTGGAAGTTGAAAACCTGGCACTTGAGAATAAGGATGAAGAAGCAAGAGCCGTACTGCTTGGCGATATGACAAGAGCCGCAGTGGAATACGAACAGGCAATAGAATCCTGGGTGAAGTTCAACCAGGATGAAGGCGACAAGATTTCCTCTCAAAATGTAGAAGAAGCCGGTTCCGCAGTTACAACTATGTATATTTTTATGATAATTGGTGTTGCGGCTTCAATCGGTTTCGGAATTTTCATTTCCGGCCAGATAAAGCGCCCCGTAAACAAAGTGCTTAATATGGCGCAGGAACTGCAGAAGGGGCACGTGGAAGCAAGAGCCAATGTGGACGCGGGTGATGAGATAGGTGTGATGGCAAAGGTGCTTGACCAGTTTGCGTACCAGCTGGAAAAGCTTGCCGAAGGAATGTATGCTACCTCGCAGGGGGATCTTTCCACTGAGTTCACGGTATATGACAGTAAAGATAAGCTTTCCCCTGCCATGAATGCATTCACAAAAGTAATTAGGGATTTGACGGAAGAAGTAAACGGACTGACGAAAGCCGCAGTGGATGGGGAGCTTTCAAAAAGAGGAAATGCTGAGAAGTACAGCGGCGGTTATAAAAAGATAGTATCCGGAATTAATGATACTCTTGATACAATAATGTCTAAGATACGCGATTATGAAGCAGTGGTGGAAAAAGTTGCACAGGGCGACCTGACGGCGAGAATGACAGGCGAGTATAAGGGTGAGTATAAGAAACTGCAGAACAATGCAAACCACCTGGCTGAATCGCTCAACTCCCTTATTCTTCAGGTGCACGAAGCAACCGAGGCTACGGCAAGTTCGGCAAATGAGATCTCTTCATCTTCGGAACAGATGTCGGCCGGAAGCCAGGAACAGGCACAGCAGGCTACAGAAGTTGCCGGGGCTATTGAAGAGATGACAAAGACTGTTTACGAGACAGCCAAGAACGCCAATGAGGCTGCCGAGGTATCCAGAGGATCGAGCCAGGCGGCAGAAAAGGGCGCAAAGAAAGTAGAGGAAACAAAGAAAGGCATTAACAAAATAGTTTCCTCATCTGAAGAGACTGCAAAGATTGTTGCATCACTTTCAAAGAGGACTGACCAGATTGGTGAAATCACCCAGGTAATTGACGACATTGCAGACCAGACAAATCTGCTTGCACTAAACGCCGCAATTGAGGCAGCACGTGCCGGCGAGCAGGGCCGCGGTTTTGCGGTTGTGGCAGACGAGGTAAGGAAGCTTGCCGAGCGTACAACGAAGGCAACAAAAGAAATTGCCGAGACGATCAAAGCAATTCAGATGGAAGCTAAAGGGGCAGACCAGGCCATGGGTGAATCGAGGACTGCAGTTGAAGCAGGCATGAAGCTTACTGAAGAAGTGGCTGAGGTATTAGGTGAAATTCTTAAGGGAGCGCAGAAGACTACTGACGTGGTACTGCAGGTTGCGGCTGCAAGTGAGGAGCAGTCGAGCGCGGCCGAGCAGATCTCGAAGAACATTGAAGGCATTTCCAGCGTCACACAGCAGTCAGCCGCAGGAACCGAGCAGATAGCGCGTGCAGCCGAGGACTTAAACCGTCTTACGGTAAACCTGCAGGAACTGGTATCGAGATTTAAGCTGGATGTGAATGATGGAGGCAGATCGATGCAGAAAGAAAAGTTTGCGCTGAAAGGCCACAGCAATAAGCTAATGAGAAACTGA
- a CDS encoding glycoside hydrolase family 92 protein has translation MKKLFLVTLGVIMASLTYAQQKEDFTKYVNPFIGTAAHGHTFPAASLPFSMVQLGPDTGTEGWDWCSGYNYQDKSIMGFSHTHLSGTGVGDMGDFLIMPVVGTLKTEPGDKDKPQTGYRSGFSHENETASPGYYSVFLDDPKVKAELTTTLRAGIHKYTFPQTDSAHFIIDLRHTVYNQKVVMSTVSIKSNDLITGYHQVMGMAKNRFIYFAARFSKPFDSYGLKIRGEIVENWPEESSDSLLAFVNFKTGKDEAVYIKAGISYVSTEEALNNLDKEIPGWDFEKVRSDAKEAWNKELSKVSVDASEKDKTIFYTALYHSFLTPGLCMDISGSYRGYDGLIHKAKGFSKYSTFSLWDTFRAAHPLYTILVPERVNDFVNSLLADYEENTFKILPIWPLANIETWAMIGYHSASVISEAYVKGIRGYDARLAFEAMKMSATCRIYEGLEEYMKLGYVPADHWEQSASKTLEYAFDDWCIARAAKEMGLEDEYNTFLKRSENYRNVFDRSAGFMRGRNSDGTWRKDFSPLNASYGNDFTEGNSWQYTWFVPQDVQGLISLMGGKEAFVKKLDSLFTITGRSEGTPMDVSGTIGQYAHGNEPGHHTVYLYSYAGYPWKTQERVKEIMRLFYTDKPDGLCGNEDCGQMSAWYVMSALGLYAVNPASGMYVLGSPALKEVKIKTAKGNEFVIKADNLSGENVYVKSVKLNGKPYHSFEISHNDLLQGGSLEFQMNKEPEKTFGINLRTQKAQ, from the coding sequence ATGAAAAAACTTTTTCTTGTTACTTTGGGGGTTATTATGGCCTCTCTTACGTATGCGCAGCAAAAAGAGGATTTTACAAAGTACGTTAATCCTTTTATTGGTACTGCAGCACACGGGCACACTTTTCCCGCCGCGTCGCTTCCGTTTTCAATGGTGCAGCTGGGTCCCGACACGGGTACAGAGGGGTGGGACTGGTGCTCGGGCTATAACTATCAGGATAAGAGCATAATGGGCTTCAGCCATACGCACCTTTCAGGGACCGGAGTAGGTGATATGGGCGACTTTCTTATTATGCCGGTTGTGGGAACGCTTAAGACGGAGCCCGGGGATAAGGATAAGCCCCAAACGGGCTACAGATCCGGATTCTCACATGAAAATGAAACTGCAAGCCCCGGCTACTATTCTGTATTCCTTGATGATCCCAAAGTTAAGGCTGAATTAACCACAACACTCCGTGCGGGAATTCATAAGTATACTTTCCCTCAGACGGACAGCGCGCATTTTATAATTGACCTCAGGCATACGGTTTACAACCAGAAGGTTGTCATGTCCACGGTGTCAATAAAATCAAATGACCTCATTACGGGCTATCACCAGGTAATGGGAATGGCAAAGAACAGGTTTATCTATTTTGCCGCGAGGTTTTCAAAGCCTTTTGATTCATACGGGCTTAAGATAAGAGGAGAGATCGTAGAGAACTGGCCCGAAGAATCCTCAGACAGCCTTCTGGCTTTTGTGAATTTTAAGACCGGGAAGGATGAGGCGGTTTATATAAAAGCCGGGATCTCGTATGTCTCGACCGAGGAAGCTCTTAACAATCTGGATAAAGAGATTCCGGGATGGGATTTTGAAAAGGTGAGGAGTGACGCAAAAGAAGCGTGGAATAAGGAGCTTTCGAAAGTGTCCGTTGATGCTTCGGAAAAGGATAAAACTATTTTCTATACGGCTCTTTATCACAGTTTCTTAACTCCAGGCCTCTGCATGGATATTAGCGGGAGCTACCGGGGATATGACGGGCTGATACACAAGGCCAAGGGGTTTTCGAAGTATTCCACTTTTTCCTTGTGGGACACTTTCCGCGCGGCTCATCCGCTTTATACGATACTGGTGCCTGAAAGGGTGAATGATTTTGTAAACTCTTTACTGGCTGACTATGAAGAGAATACATTTAAGATACTTCCCATATGGCCCCTGGCAAATATAGAGACCTGGGCAATGATAGGCTATCATTCGGCTTCTGTTATTTCTGAAGCATACGTTAAAGGTATAAGGGGCTACGACGCCAGACTGGCTTTTGAGGCGATGAAGATGAGCGCCACGTGCCGAATATATGAAGGCCTTGAAGAGTACATGAAACTGGGTTACGTGCCGGCAGACCACTGGGAGCAGTCGGCATCCAAAACGCTCGAGTATGCCTTTGACGACTGGTGCATTGCGCGTGCGGCAAAGGAGATGGGGCTGGAAGATGAGTACAATACATTCCTCAAGCGTTCAGAAAACTACAGGAATGTTTTTGACAGGTCTGCGGGTTTTATGCGCGGGCGCAACTCGGACGGAACGTGGCGAAAGGACTTCAGTCCCCTTAACGCCTCTTACGGAAACGATTTTACAGAAGGCAACTCATGGCAGTACACGTGGTTTGTGCCGCAGGATGTTCAGGGGCTGATCAGTCTTATGGGGGGAAAAGAGGCTTTTGTAAAAAAACTGGATTCTCTCTTTACAATTACAGGCAGGAGCGAGGGAACTCCAATGGACGTATCGGGAACCATAGGGCAGTACGCGCACGGCAATGAACCGGGGCATCACACAGTCTATCTTTACAGTTATGCGGGATACCCGTGGAAGACGCAGGAAAGGGTAAAGGAGATAATGAGGCTTTTCTATACTGACAAGCCCGACGGGCTTTGCGGCAACGAGGACTGCGGGCAGATGTCGGCCTGGTATGTTATGAGCGCGCTTGGCCTGTATGCTGTAAACCCTGCAAGCGGAATGTATGTGCTGGGTTCGCCGGCGTTAAAGGAGGTAAAGATTAAAACGGCAAAAGGAAATGAATTTGTTATAAAGGCTGATAACCTTTCCGGCGAGAATGTTTACGTGAAGTCGGTAAAGCTTAACGGAAAGCCGTACCACAGTTTTGAGATCAGTCATAATGATCTCTTACAGGGCGGAAGTCTTGAGTTTCAGATGAATAAGGAGCCGGAGAAGACTTTTGGGATAAACTTAAGGACTCAGAAAGCCCAATAA
- a CDS encoding DinB family protein: MFRERITMISEIFRASSQVVYKAVDGATKEELTWKPAPESRPIAEIAAHIIRVDLHFLKKMGYVPAFEAPKTGDEHALKSAVKKTEEYVLEILNGLSEDSELMKPRPSEIAPEHESLDHILPHLSQHHLYHLAQIIYLRRALDRKWKSPVEDWEKTTYIIGSYLHPKTTAALRDVP; this comes from the coding sequence ATGTTCAGAGAAAGAATTACAATGATCTCGGAAATTTTCCGCGCATCCTCGCAGGTGGTCTATAAGGCGGTCGACGGCGCCACAAAGGAAGAACTTACATGGAAACCCGCTCCTGAATCGCGCCCTATTGCCGAAATTGCAGCCCACATCATCAGGGTCGATCTTCACTTCCTTAAAAAAATGGGATATGTGCCGGCTTTCGAAGCCCCTAAAACAGGTGATGAGCATGCGCTGAAATCGGCAGTAAAAAAAACTGAAGAGTATGTCCTGGAAATACTTAACGGACTTAGCGAGGATTCAGAACTGATGAAACCGAGGCCTTCGGAAATCGCTCCGGAGCACGAGAGCCTGGACCATATACTGCCGCACCTCAGCCAGCATCACCTTTATCACCTTGCGCAGATAATTTATCTCAGGCGGGCTTTAGACAGGAAGTGGAAGTCTCCGGTTGAGGACTGGGAAAAAACCACTTACATCATAGGCAGCTATCTCCATCCCAAGACAACCGCGGCATTAAGGGATGTCCCCTGA